AAACAAACCCAGTCGGAAGAAAGAAAGCAAACGAGTTGGGCATTTGCGACATGAGTGGAAACGTATGGGAGTGGTGCAGCGACTGGCATGGGTCGGACTATTACAAAAGCAGTCCACAAAACAATCCGCAGGGAACATCTTCAGGTACACAGCGCGTGATGCGCGGCGGTAGTTGGTTCAACTCCACACCAGAATGCCGGGTAGCCTATCGCGGCGGTGGTACTCCCGACTACCGATACGACGGTGACGGATTCCGATTGGCTTATTCTACAGAAAAGTAACTTTAATAAAAAGCATATTATGACTCAGGATCAAGAACAAGATAAAGATTTGCAAACGCTATATGAAATTGCAAAGAAACACTTGGGGCATAAGTTATTTGATAGCCTTGGCTTTACTACCGAATTTGGGATTACTATTTCAGAACTTAATAGTCGGTTACAGTTTACGCCATATTTCAAGAAAACCCCATGTAAGTTGCTGCACTGGACATCGTTATCTGTGCTTTTTTCAATCATAAATGAAAAATCTTTAAGGCTATACAATCTTGATAGTTCGGAAGATGAAGATGAGTTGAAATATGCCGGTAAGCTTTTAGGAGTGAATGATAACCATATGACCAATGCGAAAAAAAACTTCTTTTCCATGTCTTTTTGCGAGGAGAGTGAGTTACAAAATGAATACATGTGGAAAAATTATGGTGGTAAATACCAAAAAGTCGTCATTGAATTTGAGGTTGTTAATAACTCCGCTTCATGGAATAACTTCATGATTTCTCCGATCTTTTATCATCCACCAAAACAGTTAATCAGCTTTCTAAAAGAAGTTGATGAAAGAATTACAAAATTCAATAATTCGTTTTACATGGATATGAGCCGCGTCATTGGTTTTCATAAAAAGGAGTCTTTCAATCATGAGAATGAATTGAGAATAGCAACTTATTTTCCAATCAAGGATTTGGCTATAGATGGTATTCACATTTATCCCGAACCCCGAATGAAAACAAAAAAAACAGATAAAAATAAAGTTGTAAACTATATCAAGTTTCCGTTAATGGTTGATTATTCAAACCTAAAACACAATTCATACTACTCATTTGCTGGCAAGTACTATAAAAATGAAAAAGAGTTTTTTGAGGATAAACCGAAGATCAAAATTTCAAATGTCTATTTTGGTGAAAACTGTGGTTTATCGTCCCTTGAAATGAAACGGTTTATTAGACAAATAGAAAGGACTGTTTTGAACGCTCATGGTTACAGGATAGATTTATCGAAGGATAAGATCAAAAAGCCTAACAGATAAAAAATTCACGATAACTACCCCTGACAGGGTTCGGAACCCTGTCAGGGGTGGGATTCCAACAACCCCATCAAAAATTTGCGGGATGATTCAATCTGAGTGGTTACAGGTTTTTTTACCGATAGGATCGCTTTGAGCGATGCTATCGGTTTTCAAGTAAATCGCTGATTTCAGTTTTTAAAACCGGCAAATGCTTAA
The DNA window shown above is from Bacteroidales bacterium and carries:
- a CDS encoding DUF2971 domain-containing protein, which gives rise to MTQDQEQDKDLQTLYEIAKKHLGHKLFDSLGFTTEFGITISELNSRLQFTPYFKKTPCKLLHWTSLSVLFSIINEKSLRLYNLDSSEDEDELKYAGKLLGVNDNHMTNAKKNFFSMSFCEESELQNEYMWKNYGGKYQKVVIEFEVVNNSASWNNFMISPIFYHPPKQLISFLKEVDERITKFNNSFYMDMSRVIGFHKKESFNHENELRIATYFPIKDLAIDGIHIYPEPRMKTKKTDKNKVVNYIKFPLMVDYSNLKHNSYYSFAGKYYKNEKEFFEDKPKIKISNVYFGENCGLSSLEMKRFIRQIERTVLNAHGYRIDLSKDKIKKPNR